Proteins encoded in a region of the Haloarcula sp. CBA1129 genome:
- a CDS encoding small ribosomal subunit Rsm22 family protein, whose protein sequence is MNQDTRQQIRENAQYLRNVRPLDPEELQEYVEGQPHPAVVKQVLREEAFDLGIVEQDDGTFVPAPEGRLSVPFHGVERFPDRYEQQVMDLLTEWGGLEWYDGERGDELRERIRDIKERYLQGQPVEYDELTALGYAVYHLPDYYAVAKYVLADLAADGLLPSQLRVLDVGAGVGGPALALRDLLPDDALLDYHAVEPSAAADVLEELLEDSGQNVRWEIHRALAEAFEPTGADAAEYDLIIFGNVLSELDDAAATLYRYVEVLSDDGTLLALAPADRNTAIQLRTVEREVADGGPATVYGPTVRLWPHQSPNGESWSFDRKPDIEVPTMQQRLDEPAEGTGEFVNTDVQFAYSVLRTDGKRKHDVTPDRGIHAPMADAENYVTDRVNFLGVKLSHDLAEREGANPLYLLGDGSQQVDHFAVLTESSILNEDLRTADYGDLLSFENALVLWNDDEEAYNVVVDGETVVDRAR, encoded by the coding sequence CGCTGGACCCCGAGGAGCTACAGGAATACGTCGAGGGCCAGCCTCATCCCGCCGTCGTCAAACAGGTGCTCCGGGAGGAGGCGTTCGACCTTGGCATCGTCGAGCAGGACGACGGGACCTTCGTCCCGGCCCCCGAGGGACGGCTCTCGGTGCCCTTCCACGGCGTCGAGCGGTTCCCCGACCGCTACGAACAGCAGGTCATGGACCTGCTGACGGAGTGGGGTGGGCTGGAGTGGTACGACGGCGAACGCGGTGACGAGCTCCGCGAGCGAATCCGCGACATCAAAGAGCGGTATCTTCAGGGACAGCCCGTCGAGTACGACGAACTGACCGCACTCGGTTACGCCGTCTATCACCTTCCGGACTACTACGCCGTGGCGAAGTACGTCCTCGCGGACCTCGCCGCGGACGGCCTGCTTCCGTCACAGCTCCGGGTGCTGGACGTGGGTGCCGGCGTCGGTGGCCCGGCGCTCGCCCTGCGCGACCTGCTGCCGGACGACGCCCTGCTTGACTACCACGCGGTCGAACCGAGCGCCGCCGCGGACGTGCTGGAGGAACTCCTCGAAGACAGCGGTCAGAACGTCCGCTGGGAAATTCACCGGGCGCTCGCAGAGGCGTTCGAGCCCACAGGAGCGGATGCAGCGGAGTACGACCTCATCATCTTCGGCAACGTCCTCAGCGAACTCGACGACGCGGCGGCGACCCTCTACCGGTACGTCGAGGTGCTTTCTGACGACGGGACGCTGCTGGCGCTGGCCCCGGCCGACCGGAACACGGCGATACAGCTCCGAACAGTTGAGCGCGAGGTCGCCGACGGCGGCCCGGCGACGGTGTACGGGCCGACGGTGCGGCTCTGGCCCCACCAATCGCCCAATGGCGAGTCGTGGTCGTTCGACCGCAAGCCCGACATCGAGGTGCCGACGATGCAACAGCGCCTCGACGAGCCTGCCGAGGGGACCGGCGAGTTCGTCAACACGGACGTGCAGTTCGCCTACAGCGTCCTGCGAACCGACGGCAAGCGCAAGCACGACGTGACGCCCGACCGGGGCATCCACGCGCCGATGGCCGACGCCGAGAACTACGTCACCGACCGGGTGAACTTCCTCGGGGTCAAGCTCAGCCACGACCTCGCCGAACGGGAGGGCGCGAACCCGCTGTATCTGCTGGGCGACGGCAGCCAGCAGGTCGACCACTTCGCCGTCCTCACCGAGTCCTCGATACTGAACGAAGACCTCCGGACGGCCGACTACGGCGACCTGCTGTCCTTCGAGAACGCCTTGGTGCTCTGGAACGACGACGAGGAAGCGTACAACGTCGTTGTCGATGGCGAGACGGTCGTCGACCGGGCCCGCTAG
- the surE gene encoding 5'/3'-nucleotidase SurE, with protein sequence MDEPTILLTNDDGIESAGLRAVYDGLSTVGDVTAVAPAEDQSAVGRAISHEVTVHEHDLGYAVEGTPSDCVVAGLEALVTDADLVVAGCNRGANLGAYVLGRSGTVSAAVEATFFDVPAIAVSMYIPVREDAAFSDIEANGESYGEAKQATSYLADHAIDAGVFEQCDYLNVNAPVAEWGDAEMTVTRPSHLYEMDAVKEGDAVMLHDRIWEHMADGDIPDPEGTDRRAVVDGKVSVSPLTAPHTTEHHEALDAIAETYEPGDNGEAAD encoded by the coding sequence ATGGACGAGCCGACGATTCTGCTGACAAACGACGACGGCATCGAGAGCGCCGGCCTCCGGGCGGTGTACGACGGGCTCTCGACAGTCGGCGACGTGACTGCGGTCGCCCCGGCGGAGGACCAGAGCGCGGTCGGTCGGGCTATTTCCCACGAAGTGACCGTCCACGAGCACGACCTCGGCTACGCTGTCGAGGGGACACCCTCTGACTGCGTCGTGGCGGGGCTCGAAGCGCTCGTCACTGATGCCGACCTCGTCGTCGCGGGCTGTAACCGCGGGGCGAACCTCGGCGCGTACGTCCTCGGCCGCTCGGGGACCGTCAGCGCCGCCGTCGAGGCCACCTTCTTCGACGTGCCAGCGATAGCCGTCTCGATGTACATCCCGGTCCGCGAAGACGCTGCCTTCTCCGATATCGAAGCTAACGGAGAGAGCTACGGCGAGGCCAAGCAAGCGACGAGCTATCTCGCTGACCACGCCATCGACGCCGGCGTGTTCGAGCAATGTGACTACCTGAACGTCAACGCGCCCGTCGCCGAGTGGGGCGACGCGGAGATGACAGTCACGCGCCCGTCCCATCTCTACGAGATGGACGCTGTCAAGGAGGGCGACGCCGTGATGCTCCACGACCGTATCTGGGAACACATGGCCGATGGCGACATCCCCGACCCCGAGGGGACCGACCGCCGCGCCGTCGTCGACGGGAAGGTCAGCGTCTCACCGCTGACCGCGCCACACACGACGGAACACCACGAGGCCCTCGACGCCATCGCAGAGACCTACGAGCCGGGAGACAACGGCGAGGCGGCCGACTGA
- a CDS encoding DMT family transporter, whose translation MRFRNAILFIALAIAWGSAFTAIKAGLEYFPPILFAAFRYDLAGVLMLGYAVYATDQWVPKGRTDWIVVGIGGSLLIAAYHIFLFVGEQGTTSAAAAIVVSLSPILTTGFARAFLPDERLTTLGIIGLLVGFVGVGVLSNPDPRNLLNPRTVSLFLVFLATVSFALGSVLTRRFDDGLEIETMEAWSMLLGAVLMHGVSLGASESIAAVQWTAEAVLALLYLVVVASALGFLIYFDLLERLGPIEINLVSYAAPVVAAATGLLFLSETPTVYTGVGFGCILIGFALLKRDALRNEVARLNGSPNRSD comes from the coding sequence ATGCGGTTCCGCAACGCCATCCTCTTCATCGCGCTCGCTATCGCGTGGGGAAGCGCTTTCACCGCCATCAAAGCCGGGCTAGAGTACTTCCCGCCGATCCTGTTCGCGGCGTTCCGGTACGATCTCGCTGGGGTGTTGATGCTCGGCTACGCGGTGTACGCGACGGATCAGTGGGTCCCGAAGGGGCGGACCGACTGGATCGTCGTGGGTATCGGCGGCTCGCTCCTGATCGCCGCGTACCACATCTTCCTCTTCGTCGGCGAGCAGGGGACCACCAGTGCCGCCGCCGCTATCGTCGTCAGCCTTTCGCCGATCCTCACGACCGGGTTCGCGCGTGCGTTCCTTCCGGACGAACGGCTCACGACGCTGGGTATCATCGGCCTCCTCGTTGGGTTCGTCGGTGTCGGTGTTCTCAGCAACCCCGACCCGAGGAACCTCCTCAACCCCCGAACTGTATCGCTGTTTCTGGTGTTCCTCGCGACAGTGTCGTTCGCCCTCGGGAGTGTCCTGACACGTCGGTTCGACGACGGTTTGGAAATCGAGACGATGGAAGCGTGGTCGATGCTCCTCGGTGCAGTGCTTATGCATGGTGTCAGCCTCGGTGCCTCAGAATCGATTGCTGCCGTCCAGTGGACTGCTGAAGCCGTGCTGGCCCTGCTGTATCTGGTTGTCGTCGCCAGCGCGCTGGGCTTTCTCATCTACTTCGACCTGCTGGAGCGACTGGGGCCCATCGAAATCAACCTCGTCTCCTACGCCGCCCCGGTCGTCGCCGCCGCCACCGGGCTGCTGTTCCTGAGTGAGACGCCGACCGTCTACACGGGCGTCGGATTCGGCTGTATCCTCATCGGGTTCGCGCTGCTGAAACGGGACGCGCTTCGAAACGAGGTCGCGCGGCTCAACGGGTCGCCGAACCGTAGCGATTGA
- a CDS encoding DHHA1 domain-containing protein → MTGTAAAEPTVTTFTSTVDRIDSTAVVLTETYFYAEGGGQPADRGTLDGVEVVDVQHRNGDIVHELAEPPSFDTGETVKGQIDTAFRTYCMRAHTASHVLYGAGRRLLSDLGYGGFDISATVSDDAGGDDFGPAIDGKVRVDFETTTEIDDEILTELERLTNRAVWESYDVSWEEIPRDEALDRDDIAFNTKTEEGIEGETVRVVTIDDWDVAACGGTHVENTRGIGPVTVLSRSNPGEGLTRVEFAVGPRAIRQRATEHERAMTAAQSLDTNVAELPAAVDGLQSERNDLRETVSSLQERLVDSRLADLRDNAIEADGQTWLVGTVAGLDANALADRAESAAADDIDVAALVDADGKYLGVATNGGVDASEVVERVTTEFGGGGGGRPTVAQAGGLGADGADIVTFLRNVPEA, encoded by the coding sequence ATGACAGGAACTGCCGCAGCCGAGCCCACTGTGACGACGTTCACGTCGACCGTCGACCGTATCGATTCGACCGCCGTCGTGCTAACGGAAACGTACTTCTACGCCGAAGGCGGCGGACAGCCGGCGGATCGAGGAACACTCGATGGTGTCGAGGTCGTCGACGTACAGCACCGAAACGGCGATATCGTCCACGAGCTGGCCGAGCCGCCGTCTTTCGACACGGGCGAGACAGTCAAAGGCCAGATTGATACGGCGTTTCGGACGTACTGCATGCGTGCCCACACAGCCAGTCACGTCCTCTATGGTGCTGGTCGCCGGCTGCTGTCTGATCTCGGCTACGGCGGTTTCGATATTAGCGCGACGGTCTCGGACGACGCCGGTGGCGACGACTTCGGGCCAGCTATCGACGGAAAAGTGCGGGTGGATTTCGAAACAACGACCGAGATCGACGACGAGATACTCACCGAACTTGAACGGCTGACCAACCGCGCTGTCTGGGAATCCTACGACGTGAGCTGGGAAGAAATTCCGCGTGACGAGGCACTGGACCGCGACGACATCGCGTTCAACACAAAGACAGAGGAGGGAATCGAAGGCGAGACGGTCCGGGTCGTTACCATCGACGACTGGGACGTGGCAGCCTGTGGTGGAACACACGTCGAGAACACGCGGGGAATCGGGCCGGTGACGGTTCTCAGTCGGTCCAACCCCGGCGAGGGACTCACTCGCGTCGAGTTCGCCGTCGGTCCGCGAGCGATCCGCCAGCGCGCGACCGAGCACGAGCGGGCGATGACGGCCGCTCAGTCGCTGGATACGAACGTTGCCGAACTCCCGGCCGCTGTCGACGGACTCCAGTCGGAGCGCAACGACCTCCGGGAAACGGTTTCGAGCCTCCAGGAGCGCCTCGTGGATTCCCGTCTCGCTGATCTGCGCGACAACGCTATCGAAGCGGATGGACAGACGTGGCTCGTCGGGACCGTGGCGGGGCTCGACGCGAATGCGCTCGCTGACCGGGCGGAGTCCGCCGCCGCCGATGATATTGACGTGGCCGCGCTGGTCGACGCCGATGGCAAATATCTGGGGGTCGCAACGAACGGCGGCGTCGACGCCAGCGAGGTGGTCGAGCGGGTGACCACAGAGTTCGGTGGCGGTGGCGGCGGACGACCGACGGTCGCACAGGCTGGGGGACTCGGTGCTGACGGGGCTGATATTGTTACGTTCCTCCGGAACGTGCCAGAGGCGTAA